The following coding sequences are from one Paenibacillus sp. FSL R5-0912 window:
- a CDS encoding TetR/AcrR family transcriptional regulator produces MNKLSSFLSKTEILNAAEQTLRKYGPDKASVTDVAKLLGVSHGTLYRHFPSKAALREAVTERWLEEMIVAPLSEIAGMPADNALGQLGDYIAKLVELKQHYAAQDSEMFKMYAAVTEESAALVEVHIRKLLDHIDLLIAQGMEQGLISRSIPAAVQARSVLYGTARFHHPAHAYEWRSPGIMQEFTQLWALLERGLSVH; encoded by the coding sequence GTGAATAAATTAAGCTCTTTTTTGAGCAAAACAGAAATCCTTAATGCCGCTGAACAAACCCTGCGCAAATACGGGCCGGACAAGGCTTCTGTCACTGATGTAGCCAAGCTGCTGGGCGTGAGCCACGGAACCCTGTACCGGCATTTCCCCAGCAAAGCTGCATTGCGGGAGGCGGTGACGGAACGCTGGCTGGAGGAGATGATTGTGGCTCCCCTAAGCGAAATTGCCGGAATGCCTGCAGATAATGCCTTGGGGCAGCTTGGAGATTATATCGCTAAGCTCGTAGAGCTTAAGCAGCATTATGCCGCACAGGACAGCGAGATGTTCAAAATGTATGCAGCCGTCACTGAAGAATCGGCAGCGCTTGTTGAAGTCCATATCCGGAAGCTTCTCGATCACATTGACCTTCTCATTGCCCAGGGCATGGAACAAGGTCTTATATCACGGAGTATCCCGGCGGCGGTACAGGCACGTTCAGTCCTCTATGGCACCGCACGCTTTCACCATCCGGCGCACGCCTATGAGTGGCGCAGCCCGGGCATCATGCAGGAGTTCACCCAGCTCTGGGCGCTGCTGGAAAGAGGATTATCCGTACATTAA
- a CDS encoding SDR family oxidoreductase → MTQPLQGKVAIVTGSSRGIGRSVAERLAEQGASVIINYSSSPAQADDVVTAIRAGGGTAAALQADISKPAQIEQLFKETKALYGKIDIVVNNAGIMMNSLIGEATEEQFDKQFAINVKGTYFSCQQAFYHLEQGGRIINFSTSVNGQMFPAYSIYAGTKGAVEQFTRQLAKEFGSKGITINAVAPGPVATELFLEGKSEAVLEGLKKGNAFGRLGQPEDIAGVVSFLAGEDSGWITGQTLRVNGGFI, encoded by the coding sequence ATGACACAACCATTACAAGGCAAGGTGGCTATTGTTACCGGATCATCAAGAGGAATCGGGCGGAGTGTCGCTGAGCGGCTGGCGGAGCAGGGGGCTTCCGTTATCATCAACTATTCGAGCAGTCCCGCCCAGGCAGATGACGTAGTAACGGCCATTCGGGCGGGCGGCGGAACAGCCGCAGCCCTGCAGGCAGACATCAGCAAGCCTGCCCAGATTGAACAGCTGTTCAAGGAGACCAAGGCGCTCTATGGAAAGATCGATATCGTGGTCAACAATGCGGGGATTATGATGAATTCCCTGATCGGAGAAGCTACCGAAGAGCAATTCGACAAGCAGTTCGCCATCAACGTCAAGGGCACCTACTTCTCCTGCCAGCAGGCCTTCTATCACCTCGAACAGGGCGGGCGGATTATTAATTTCTCCACTTCCGTCAACGGCCAGATGTTCCCGGCCTACAGTATTTATGCCGGCACCAAAGGTGCGGTTGAGCAATTCACCCGCCAGCTTGCCAAGGAATTCGGCAGCAAAGGCATCACCATCAATGCGGTGGCACCAGGACCAGTAGCCACAGAATTGTTCCTGGAGGGCAAATCAGAGGCCGTACTGGAAGGGCTGAAGAAGGGCAATGCCTTCGGACGTCTGGGCCAGCCGGAGGATATTGCCGGCGTGGTCAGCTTCCTGGCCGGAGAAGACTCCGGGTGGATTACCGGCCAGACCCTCCGCGTCAATGGCGGATTCATCTGA
- a CDS encoding sensor histidine kinase, with protein MLSRIKKVWKIINVIAPIAGILAMLFISWNGSYFGSRLLVRHFGWSFSEYGYHLFIMGMQVIIFFCVAGAIAFATRGQDQRFYVPILTAMRQISKGDFKIELENSRQYRQFGGIVEGINEMANELSRMETLRQDFISNVSHEIQSPLTSIRGFAAALQDDSLSTESRKHYLDIIEAESRRLSGLSDNLLKLSALEAESFPFERKPYRLDKQLQEMILASEPQWLGKDIEVEADLAETTVVAVKDLLSQVWTNLLHNSIKFTPQGGRITVSLRISEEWIEVEVKDSGIGIAEEELPRIFERFYKVDKSRSVCGGGGSGLGLPLVKKIVELHEGSIQITSRPGEGTASVVRIPLQVR; from the coding sequence ATGCTGAGCAGGATTAAGAAAGTATGGAAGATAATCAATGTGATTGCGCCTATAGCCGGCATATTGGCGATGCTCTTTATCTCCTGGAACGGAAGCTATTTCGGCTCAAGGCTGCTGGTCCGGCATTTCGGCTGGTCCTTCTCCGAATACGGGTATCATCTGTTTATTATGGGCATGCAGGTGATTATCTTCTTCTGCGTGGCTGGCGCCATCGCTTTCGCTACCCGCGGGCAGGACCAGAGATTCTATGTGCCGATCCTGACGGCGATGCGGCAGATTTCCAAAGGTGATTTCAAAATCGAACTGGAGAACAGCAGACAGTACAGGCAGTTTGGCGGTATTGTGGAGGGGATTAACGAAATGGCTAACGAGCTTAGCCGGATGGAGACGTTGCGCCAGGATTTCATCTCTAACGTATCGCATGAGATCCAGTCGCCGCTGACCTCCATCCGCGGGTTCGCTGCAGCCCTGCAGGATGACAGCCTCAGTACTGAGAGCAGGAAGCATTACCTGGATATCATTGAAGCGGAGAGCCGCCGCTTGTCCGGCCTGAGCGACAATCTGCTGAAGCTGTCGGCACTGGAGGCAGAGAGCTTCCCGTTCGAGCGGAAGCCCTACAGGCTGGATAAGCAGCTGCAGGAGATGATCCTGGCCTCAGAGCCGCAGTGGCTGGGCAAGGATATTGAGGTAGAGGCAGATCTTGCAGAAACCACCGTGGTTGCGGTAAAAGACCTGCTCAGCCAGGTGTGGACCAACCTGCTGCATAACAGCATCAAGTTCACCCCGCAGGGCGGACGGATTACCGTCTCCTTGCGTATCTCAGAGGAGTGGATTGAAGTGGAGGTGAAGGACAGCGGAATCGGCATTGCCGAAGAGGAGCTGCCGCGGATCTTCGAACGCTTCTATAAAGTGGACAAATCCAGAAGCGTCTGCGGGGGCGGCGGAAGCGGGCTGGGACTGCCGCTGGTGAAGAAAATTGTTGAACTTCACGAAGGCAGCATACAGATAACAAGCCGTCCCGGTGAGGGGACGGCTTCAGTCGTACGTATACCTCTGCAAGTCAGATGA
- a CDS encoding response regulator transcription factor, whose translation MAKILVVDDDPHIRELVGVFLRAEGMEEVLSASDGLEALRLLEETPADLAIIDVMMPNMDGWELCRELRKQYDFPILMLTAKGETSQIVKGFELGTDDYLVKPFEPPVLIARVKALLKRYQISAAQSVTVGSLRMNRRTYEVVSEHGDVTLPLKEFELLFKLASYPGQTLTRDRLIEEIWGYDFEGNERTLDVHVGRLRERFPRDKFGFAIRTIRGLGYRLEG comes from the coding sequence ATGGCCAAAATACTGGTAGTGGACGACGATCCGCACATCCGCGAATTGGTGGGAGTCTTTCTGAGAGCTGAAGGCATGGAAGAAGTGCTGAGTGCCTCCGATGGGCTGGAGGCGCTGCGGCTGCTCGAAGAGACACCGGCCGATCTGGCGATTATTGATGTCATGATGCCGAATATGGACGGCTGGGAGCTGTGCCGGGAGCTGCGCAAGCAGTATGACTTCCCGATCCTGATGCTGACAGCCAAAGGTGAAACCTCACAAATTGTCAAAGGCTTCGAGCTCGGTACAGACGACTATCTGGTCAAGCCGTTCGAGCCGCCCGTACTGATCGCCAGAGTGAAAGCGCTGCTGAAGCGGTACCAAATTTCTGCCGCCCAGAGCGTTACCGTAGGGAGCCTGCGGATGAACCGCAGAACATACGAGGTTGTATCCGAGCATGGCGATGTTACGTTGCCGCTTAAGGAATTTGAACTGCTGTTCAAGCTGGCCAGCTATCCGGGTCAGACGCTGACACGCGACCGGCTGATTGAAGAGATTTGGGGTTATGATTTTGAAGGGAATGAGCGGACGCTGGATGTGCATGTGGGCCGTCTGCGCGAGCGGTTTCCCCGGGATAAATTCGGGTTCGCCATCCGCACAATCCGGGGCCTTGGCTACCGGCTGGAGGGATAA
- a CDS encoding ABC transporter ATP-binding protein: protein MKNTQAPQKQGAAMKPFLKLLHETKPSYMLLALALGLSMISTLVGLVIPMFTKNLVDGFSLASVSKLQIAGIAGAFIAQTLAGGVSIYLLNAVGQKIVAGLRDRLWRKFLVLPVSYYNENRTGESVSRMTNDTGILKTLISEHLASLFTGVISIVGSISVLLFLNWKMTLVLFTVLPLSALILVPLGRQMYKISKGTQDETASFTATLSGVLSEIRLVKSSGAEQKEYEAGRKGIMNLLSFGIREGKISAMISPLVSFVFMMLLVVIIGYGGMQVSSGVLTAGELVAFILYLIQIIMPLTQLTQFFTQLQKAKGASERIIETLAAEEEVYEGVEEAGSGEGPIDVEDLSFGYKTGEKVLNKISFTMLPGQVTAIVGPSGGGKTTLFSLLERFYEPQSGVIRMDGKPVSMFSLKSWRKRIGYVSQESPLLAGTIAENLGYGLDREISKEELQRAAAMAYADGFIAELPDGYNTDVGERGVKLSGGQRQRIAIARALLRDPRILMLDEATSSLDSQSEAVVQKALGNLMQGRTTIVIAHRLATVVNADQIIFMEKGRITGKGTHQELLRDHELYREFAEQQLQMNTPELQGSVIEEGSTGYGQNTGSGRRSAHPRIGGSLSES from the coding sequence ATGAAGAACACTCAAGCACCGCAGAAGCAGGGAGCAGCGATGAAGCCGTTCCTGAAGCTGCTGCATGAAACCAAACCCTCCTACATGCTGCTGGCACTGGCTCTGGGCCTCAGTATGATTTCGACCCTGGTGGGTCTTGTTATTCCAATGTTCACGAAGAACCTGGTCGACGGCTTCTCGCTGGCTTCCGTCAGCAAGCTGCAGATTGCCGGAATTGCCGGAGCTTTCATCGCACAGACCCTTGCCGGCGGTGTCTCGATTTATCTGCTGAATGCGGTCGGGCAGAAGATTGTCGCCGGACTTAGGGACCGGCTGTGGCGCAAATTCCTTGTGCTGCCTGTGTCCTATTACAATGAGAACCGGACAGGTGAAAGCGTCAGCCGGATGACCAATGATACAGGAATTCTCAAGACACTGATCTCGGAGCATCTGGCCAGCCTCTTTACCGGCGTGATCTCCATTGTCGGTTCAATCTCTGTCCTGCTCTTCCTGAACTGGAAAATGACGCTGGTACTGTTCACCGTCCTCCCGCTGTCGGCGCTGATTCTGGTACCGCTGGGCCGGCAGATGTACAAAATATCAAAAGGCACACAGGATGAGACAGCCTCCTTCACCGCCACACTTAGCGGTGTATTGTCTGAAATCCGGCTGGTTAAATCCTCCGGAGCCGAGCAGAAGGAGTATGAGGCCGGACGAAAAGGAATTATGAACCTGCTGTCCTTCGGCATCCGTGAGGGCAAAATCAGTGCGATGATCAGCCCGTTGGTCTCCTTCGTCTTCATGATGCTGCTTGTGGTGATTATCGGCTATGGCGGAATGCAGGTGTCCTCGGGGGTTCTGACCGCCGGTGAGCTGGTGGCCTTCATTCTGTATCTGATCCAGATTATTATGCCGCTGACCCAGCTGACTCAATTCTTCACGCAGCTTCAGAAGGCCAAAGGTGCCTCGGAGCGGATTATCGAGACGCTTGCGGCAGAGGAAGAAGTGTATGAAGGTGTAGAAGAGGCTGGCAGCGGGGAAGGCCCAATCGATGTGGAAGACCTCAGCTTCGGATACAAAACGGGCGAGAAAGTGCTGAACAAGATAAGCTTCACGATGCTGCCGGGCCAGGTGACAGCGATTGTCGGCCCAAGCGGCGGCGGTAAAACGACGCTGTTCTCACTGCTGGAACGATTCTATGAGCCGCAGAGCGGTGTTATCCGGATGGACGGCAAGCCAGTGTCGATGTTCTCGCTGAAATCCTGGCGTAAGCGGATCGGGTATGTCTCGCAGGAAAGTCCGCTGCTGGCCGGAACGATTGCCGAGAATCTGGGATATGGACTGGACCGCGAGATCAGTAAGGAGGAGCTGCAGCGTGCTGCGGCCATGGCATACGCTGACGGCTTCATTGCAGAGCTTCCGGACGGGTACAATACGGACGTCGGCGAACGCGGAGTGAAGCTGTCCGGCGGACAGCGGCAGCGGATCGCCATTGCCAGAGCGCTGCTGCGCGATCCGAGGATTCTCATGCTCGATGAGGCAACGTCCAGTCTGGACAGCCAGTCGGAAGCCGTTGTACAGAAGGCACTGGGCAATCTGATGCAGGGTCGGACCACGATTGTCATTGCCCACAGACTGGCTACAGTCGTCAATGCGGACCAGATTATATTTATGGAAAAGGGCCGGATAACCGGCAAGGGAACACATCAAGAGCTGCTGCGGGATCATGAGCTGTACCGTGAATTTGCCGAGCAGCAGCTGCAGATGAATACGCCGGAGCTTCAGGGCAGTGTGATAGAGGAGGGTTCTACAGGATATGGCCAAAATACTGGTAGTGGACGACGATCCGCACATCCGCGAATTGGTGGGAGTCTTTCTGAGAGCTGA
- a CDS encoding MFS transporter produces MRENLDKQLSFTSLKWFNFFVYGTIVLFTSFFPLYLQIMGMNKLEIGSLMSVGALVSIIANPFWGIWSDRYQNIRRIVLVMLTGTLVLSQLVFQANTYEMIYISILFFYFFQGPLFAQSNTMILSYIDGTSQRFSSYRLWGSLGWAFTAILAGPVIEWAGVSVLSYLFAALLCAAMIALIAMPKLDHSIGIAPLPFRGLRQIFYNPFFLCFILFGILVSIPNTMNNTFVSLYITELGGSKTMIGLAVFLSSILEMGVLLLCNYILKRKISVLLASLTFVSALFFLRWWMMADATTPLQVAFIQVLHCITFGGFFYVGTQLTMLLVPRAYRSSGQALYTLTWSGISGILGGVLGGWMYQNLGVQTMYQSGALLALFGTIGFGLMWLFFIRGGYRPPADPEDGAAEE; encoded by the coding sequence TTGCGGGAGAACCTCGATAAGCAGCTGTCTTTCACCTCTCTTAAATGGTTCAACTTCTTCGTGTATGGAACGATTGTCCTGTTCACCAGCTTCTTTCCGCTATATCTTCAGATCATGGGAATGAATAAGCTGGAGATCGGGAGCCTGATGTCGGTAGGTGCGCTCGTCTCTATTATTGCCAATCCCTTCTGGGGTATCTGGAGTGACCGTTATCAGAATATCCGGCGGATTGTCCTGGTCATGCTGACCGGCACGCTGGTCTTGTCCCAGCTAGTCTTTCAGGCGAATACATACGAGATGATATATATTTCTATTCTGTTCTTCTACTTCTTCCAGGGGCCGCTGTTCGCCCAGAGCAATACCATGATCCTCAGCTATATCGACGGTACCAGCCAGCGGTTCAGCTCATACCGGCTCTGGGGATCGTTAGGCTGGGCGTTTACTGCCATACTGGCCGGACCCGTGATTGAATGGGCTGGTGTTTCTGTGCTGTCTTATCTCTTTGCAGCACTGCTGTGCGCGGCGATGATTGCTCTGATCGCTATGCCGAAGCTTGATCATTCTATCGGAATCGCTCCCTTGCCATTCAGGGGACTGCGTCAGATCTTCTATAATCCGTTCTTCCTGTGCTTCATCCTCTTCGGCATTCTGGTCTCTATCCCGAATACGATGAACAACACCTTTGTGTCACTGTACATCACAGAGCTGGGGGGAAGCAAGACCATGATTGGGCTGGCGGTGTTCCTCTCTTCCATTCTGGAGATGGGAGTGCTGCTCTTGTGCAATTATATTCTTAAACGTAAAATCTCTGTACTGCTGGCCTCCCTCACGTTCGTCAGCGCCCTGTTCTTCCTGCGCTGGTGGATGATGGCCGATGCAACCACTCCACTACAGGTTGCCTTCATTCAGGTGCTGCACTGTATTACCTTCGGCGGATTCTTCTATGTCGGCACCCAGCTTACTATGCTGCTCGTTCCAAGGGCTTACCGGTCCTCGGGACAAGCACTCTACACGCTTACATGGAGCGGAATATCCGGCATCCTCGGCGGCGTACTCGGCGGCTGGATGTATCAGAATCTCGGAGTGCAGACGATGTATCAGTCCGGTGCGCTCCTCGCCCTGTTCGGCACCATCGGCTTTGGTCTCATGTGGCTCTTCTTCATCCGCGGCGGCTACCGGCCTCCGGCAGATCCCGAAGACGGAGCGGCAGAGGAGTAG